CTACGGGAAGCCTCGGGGCTTGACCCCGAGGCGGTTCACACCCATGCCCCCAGCCCACATCCTCGTTCCCCTCGATGGCTCACCGCTCGCGGACGCGGCGCTCGCGGAGGCGCTCTCGCTTTTCGACTGTCGGATCACAGTGTTGAACGTCGTGACGCCGCTCGACACCGGGATGAGCGAGGGCGGGGTTCTCGACGCTGGCGGGGACCGGCGTGAGCGCGCGGGTGACCGCGCCGACCGCCTCGTCGACCAGGCGCAGGACCGGGCAGCAGACGCCGACCGGACGGTCGAGACGGTCGTTCGATCGGGTGATCCGGCGGAGACGATTCTCGCCTATATCGACGACCACGACGTCGACCGGGTCGTGATGGGTGGCCACGGCGGCGAACGGGGCGCCGTTGCCCGGCGGTTGCTCGGGACGGTCGCGACGGCTGTCGTCGGTGAGGCGCCGGTGACGGTGACGGTCGTGCGCTAAGCGAGGACGGCCGCGAGACCCCGGTAGAGGCCGAACCCCACGGCGATGGACGTGACGAGCGTGACGATCCAGAACGTGAGGGTGACGCCGATTTTCCGCTTCGAGACGCCGGCAGACCCGCCGGCGAGGCCGCCGCCGATGACGCCCGAGATGATGATGTTGTTGAAGGAAATGGGGATGCCGAGCGCGATGGCGAGTTGGGCGATGATGAACCCCGGAACCAGCGCGGCGATGGAGCGTCTGACCCCGAGTTGGGCGTACTCGCGCGAGGTGGCCTGTAGGAGGCGGGGGGCACCCATCCACGCCCCGGCGAGGATGCCCGTCGCGCCGAGGGTGAGGAGGACGACTCCCGGCAGGCCGAGTTCGGTTCCGTAGAGGTTCTCCAGCGGTCCGGTCGCCAGCCCGACCTGACTGCCGCCGCTGGAGAAGGCGACGACGCTGCCGAGGAGGACGAGGAAGGTGCGGACGCCGTCCTCGACCGACGCCTGCGTTCGGCGGCGGATGAACTGGAAGCTCGCGGCGGCGGCGACGAGGGTGACGAGGACGATCATGGGGTCGACGGTGCCGACGGTCGGCGCGAGTCGTCGTGCGACGAAGCCGGCGACGGAGCTCTGGGTCGCACCGGGCGGCGAGGGAATCACGCCCAGTTGCACGTTCGCGACGATGCCGCCGACGACGGCCGCGAGCAGGGGAACGCCGAGCGTCTCCGGGATGTCGTCGCGGCGGAGGACGGTCGCGGTGAGGTAGGCGAGGCCACCGGAGGTCG
This window of the Haloplanus rubicundus genome carries:
- a CDS encoding universal stress protein, whose protein sequence is MPPAHILVPLDGSPLADAALAEALSLFDCRITVLNVVTPLDTGMSEGGVLDAGGDRRERAGDRADRLVDQAQDRAADADRTVETVVRSGDPAETILAYIDDHDVDRVVMGGHGGERGAVARRLLGTVATAVVGEAPVTVTVVR
- a CDS encoding inorganic phosphate transporter — translated: MAGVGFWALVVVATLTSFGTAWTLGANSNSPPFAPAIGANAISTMRAAFLIGILAALGALTQGGAISETVGAGLVGGVQITSLAATAGLLTATGFMALGIYTGYPIPAAFATTGAMVGVGLSLGGDPAVDTYRRIGLFWALVPPTSGGLAYLTATVLRRDDIPETLGVPLLAAVVGGIVANVQLGVIPSPPGATQSSVAGFVARRLAPTVGTVDPMIVLVTLVAAAASFQFIRRRTQASVEDGVRTFLVLLGSVVAFSSGGSQVGLATGPLENLYGTELGLPGVVLLTLGATGILAGAWMGAPRLLQATSREYAQLGVRRSIAALVPGFIIAQLAIALGIPISFNNIIISGVIGGGLAGGSAGVSKRKIGVTLTFWIVTLVTSIAVGFGLYRGLAAVLA